Proteins co-encoded in one Megalops cyprinoides isolate fMegCyp1 chromosome 1, fMegCyp1.pri, whole genome shotgun sequence genomic window:
- the LOC118795002 gene encoding apoptosis-stimulating of p53 protein 2-like, with translation MRYGAKMMPMFLTVYLSNNDQHFTEVPITPETLCRDVVELCKEPGETECYLAEMWRGSERAVGEGERMLDVLQHWGPQRTEVRFFLRHERAPSRDSGEGRRAERARARSCRPHSYHLPQACVRINSERLYSQ, from the exons ATGCGGTACGGAGCTAAAATGATGCCG ATGTTCCTGACCGTGTACCTCAGTAACAATGACCAGCATTTTACGGAGGTCCCCATCACCCCAGAGACCCTCTGTCGTGATGTTGTGGAGCTGTGCAAGGAgccaggagagacagagtgctACCTGGCTGAGATGTGGCGTGGCTCAG AGCGGGCCGTCGGCGAGGGCGAGCGGATGCTGGACGTGCTGCAGCACTGGGGCCCGCAGAGGACGGAGGTGCGCTTCTTCCTTCGCCACGAGCGGGCGCCCAGCCGCGACTCAGGTGAGGGGCGCCGCGcggagagagcgagagcgcgCAGCTGTCGCCCTCACTCTTACCATTTGCCCCAGGCGTGTGTACGCATAAACAGTGAAAGGCTTTACAGCCAGTGA